From a region of the Chlamydomonas reinhardtii strain CC-503 cw92 mt+ chromosome 12, whole genome shotgun sequence genome:
- a CDS encoding ribosomal protein L31, with product MRVLVENSPLSDPHAALVSPTWRSPRPDVSLFLILYRLQDTQRQGRSMAKDKSRSKEQVTREYTIHLSKRLHKTSFKKCAPKAVKEIRKFASKVMGTSDVRLDVKLNKAVWSKGIKNVPTRLRIVISRRRNDDEDAKEEMYSFVTVAEDQSTKGKGTVVVQDA from the exons ATGCGGGTTTTGGTT GAAAACAGTCCATTGTCGGACCCCCATGCAGCTCTTGTCTCTCCCACTTGGCGCTCGCCGCGCCCCGATGTCTCTCTCTTTCTGATCCTTTATCGCTTGCAAGACACACAGCGGCAAGGTAGGTCA ATGGCGAAGGACAAGAGCCGCAGCAAGGAGCAGGTGACTCGTGAGTACACCATTCACCTGTCCAAGCGGCTGCACAAGACCAGCTTCAAGAAGTGCGCCCCCAAGGCGGTGAAGGAGATTCGCAAGTTTGCCTCCAAGGTGATGGGCACGTCCGACGTGCGCCTGGACGTGAAGCTCAACAAGGCTGTGTGGAGCAAGGGCATTAAGAAcgtgcccacccgcctgcgcaTCGTcatcagcaggcggcgcaacgacgacgaggacgccAAG GAGGAGATGTACTCGTTCGTGACCGTTGCCGAGGACCAGAGcaccaagggcaagggcaccGTCGTGGTGCAGGACGCGTAA